From Bosea sp. NBC_00550, the proteins below share one genomic window:
- a CDS encoding thermonuclease family protein, translated as MAPFGFGSSRYGPFGWRRVGRMADFVVALGLLGFLALAGAILQYRLGPARTLIGPAQAIDGDSLRLLGEELRLEGIDAPEYRQSCAGPGGRQVACGREARRALQGMLASGLVSCEIGKADRYGRGLARCRLGETDINARLVRDGHAVSYGAYRSEEDEARAAGRGLWALQFERPEAWRRSHPR; from the coding sequence ATGGCTCCCTTCGGATTCGGCTCTTCCCGCTACGGACCTTTCGGCTGGCGCCGCGTCGGCCGCATGGCTGATTTCGTCGTGGCGCTCGGGCTTTTGGGCTTTCTCGCGCTCGCCGGCGCGATCCTGCAATACCGCCTCGGCCCGGCCCGGACACTCATCGGGCCAGCGCAGGCGATCGACGGCGATTCATTGCGGCTGCTGGGCGAGGAATTGAGGCTGGAAGGGATCGACGCCCCGGAATATCGCCAGAGCTGCGCCGGGCCCGGCGGCCGCCAGGTCGCCTGCGGGCGTGAAGCACGCCGTGCCCTGCAGGGGATGCTCGCGAGCGGCCTGGTGTCCTGCGAGATCGGCAAGGCCGACCGCTACGGTCGCGGATTGGCCCGGTGCCGACTGGGCGAAACCGACATCAACGCCAGGCTCGTCCGCGACGGCCATGCGGTGTCCTATGGCGCCTATCGCTCCGAGGAGGACGAGGCGCGGGCGGCCGGGCGCGGGCTCTGGGCGCTGCAGTTCGAACGGCCCGAAGCCTGGCGGCGGTCCCATCCGCGTTGA
- a CDS encoding D-alanine--D-alanine ligase family protein, with product MNRKTRVAVLYGGKSGEHEVSLKSAASVLRYLDRERFEPVPISIDKQGRWQCHDLRRIEVANTESLPIPADSPAIRLEPQGDLTAILPSDSAAPPIPPVDVVFPVIHGPLCEDGAMQGLLELAGAAYVGSGVLASAVGMHKDIAKRLAALAGLPVAPYLALSRRDYRRDPEGAAKAASEALTLPVFVKPCNMGSSVGVHKVKRWEDLDAALADAFQYDLKVLVEQGIDAREIEIAVLDGDPPVASVASELNAGPQHEFYSYEAKYIDQDGATVDLPAKLDAAQMERVRKLAIDAFVALECSGLARVDFFLDRQSGAFYFNEINTLPGFTAISMYPKMMEASGLPYPALLTRLIELAQERHAERAGLKTDYEG from the coding sequence ATGAACCGGAAAACGCGCGTCGCCGTGCTCTACGGCGGAAAATCGGGCGAGCACGAGGTCTCGCTGAAATCGGCGGCCTCCGTCCTGCGCTATCTCGACCGCGAGCGGTTCGAGCCCGTTCCGATCAGCATCGACAAGCAGGGCCGCTGGCAGTGCCACGATTTGCGCCGCATCGAGGTCGCGAATACCGAGAGCCTGCCGATTCCGGCCGACTCGCCCGCGATCCGGCTGGAGCCGCAGGGCGATCTCACCGCGATCCTTCCCTCCGACAGCGCCGCGCCGCCCATTCCGCCGGTGGACGTGGTGTTTCCCGTGATCCACGGCCCGCTCTGCGAGGACGGCGCGATGCAGGGCCTGCTCGAGCTTGCGGGCGCGGCCTATGTCGGCTCGGGCGTGCTCGCCTCTGCCGTCGGCATGCACAAGGACATCGCCAAGCGCCTCGCCGCGCTCGCCGGATTGCCGGTCGCGCCCTATCTTGCCCTGTCGCGGCGCGATTACCGGCGTGACCCGGAAGGTGCGGCAAAGGCCGCGAGCGAAGCGCTGACGCTGCCCGTCTTCGTCAAGCCCTGCAACATGGGCTCCAGCGTCGGCGTCCATAAGGTGAAGCGCTGGGAGGATCTCGACGCCGCGCTCGCTGACGCGTTCCAGTACGATCTCAAGGTGCTGGTCGAGCAGGGCATCGACGCCCGCGAGATCGAGATCGCGGTGCTAGACGGCGATCCGCCCGTCGCCAGCGTCGCGAGCGAGCTCAACGCCGGCCCGCAGCACGAGTTCTACTCCTACGAGGCCAAGTACATCGACCAGGACGGCGCCACCGTCGACCTGCCGGCCAAGCTCGATGCCGCGCAGATGGAGCGCGTGCGCAAGCTGGCGATCGACGCCTTCGTCGCGCTGGAATGCAGCGGGCTGGCGCGGGTCGATTTCTTCCTCGACCGGCAGAGCGGCGCCTTCTACTTCAACGAGATCAACACCCTACCGGGCTTCACCGCGATCAGCATGTATCCGAAGATGATGGAGGCCTCCGGCCTACCCTACCCGGCGCTGCTGACGCGCCTGATCGAACTGGCGCAGGAGCGCCACGCCGAGCGGGCGGGGTTGAAGACGGATTACGAGGGATAG
- a CDS encoding glutathione S-transferase family protein, whose protein sequence is MKLYDGGRAPNPRRVRIFFAEKGVSLPELVPIDMAKKEHRSEAFTKINPAQRLPVLELDDGTALAETIAICRYIEALHPQPPLFGRDAKEQGTIEMWNRRVELGLFASVAAVFRHSHPSMAELEEQVPEWAEANREQVDDHLWLLELQLASSGFICGEALTVADITAGIAIDFMKPSRIPLPEDFVNIRRWHGQLSTRPSWKA, encoded by the coding sequence ATGAAGCTCTATGATGGCGGGCGGGCGCCGAATCCGCGACGGGTTCGCATCTTCTTCGCGGAGAAGGGCGTGTCGCTGCCGGAGCTGGTGCCGATCGACATGGCCAAGAAGGAACACAGGTCCGAAGCCTTCACGAAGATCAACCCGGCGCAGCGCCTCCCGGTGCTCGAACTCGACGACGGGACGGCCCTGGCCGAGACGATCGCCATCTGCCGCTATATCGAGGCCCTTCACCCACAGCCGCCGCTCTTCGGCCGGGATGCCAAGGAGCAGGGCACCATCGAGATGTGGAACCGGCGCGTCGAGCTTGGCCTGTTCGCCAGCGTGGCCGCCGTCTTCCGCCACAGCCATCCCTCGATGGCTGAGCTGGAAGAGCAGGTTCCCGAATGGGCCGAGGCCAATCGCGAGCAGGTCGACGATCATCTCTGGCTGCTGGAGCTTCAGCTCGCGAGCAGCGGCTTCATCTGCGGCGAGGCGCTGACCGTGGCGGACATCACCGCCGGCATCGCCATCGACTTCATGAAGCCGTCGCGCATTCCATTGCCGGAGGATTTCGTCAACATCCGCCGCTGGCACGGCCAGCTCTCGACGCGCCCGAGCTGGAAGGCGTGA
- a CDS encoding DUF1289 domain-containing protein, with translation MTTASTPCIKVCVIDPASKLCEGCGRTLAKIAQWGRLSEAERLKIMAELPERLRDKP, from the coding sequence GTGACCACCGCCTCGACGCCCTGCATCAAGGTCTGCGTCATCGACCCGGCGAGCAAGCTCTGCGAGGGCTGCGGGCGGACGCTGGCCAAGATCGCACAATGGGGCCGATTGAGCGAGGCCGAGCGGCTGAAAATCATGGCCGAGCTGCCGGAGCGGCTGCGGGATAAGCCATAG
- a CDS encoding adenosylcobinamide-GDP ribazoletransferase, translating to MVEVDTTTETPPPSWPGWPIATAICLRFYSRLPVPQLPGEADSHAIPDFRTVPRALPFAALIIALPAALVALAAGLAGLSGMVVAGLALTVLVLTTGAFHEDGLADTADGLFGGHTPERRLEIMKDSRVGSYGALALGLSLLLRASLLAMILDRSGAWAASAAVLVAAPWSRAEGLFLLATQPAARSGGASASVGQPTDLTARIALALSLLLASGITLAAHLPVTGLLLGFALAHGVAAVLSRLARRLIGGQTGDILGAAQQLAEIAIYLGLALALGWTGR from the coding sequence ATGGTGGAGGTCGACACGACGACGGAGACGCCCCCGCCAAGCTGGCCGGGCTGGCCGATCGCGACCGCGATCTGCCTGCGCTTCTATTCGCGCCTGCCCGTGCCGCAGCTGCCGGGCGAGGCGGACAGCCATGCCATTCCCGATTTCCGGACCGTGCCGCGCGCCCTGCCCTTCGCCGCGCTGATCATCGCCCTCCCGGCCGCGCTCGTCGCGCTTGCGGCTGGACTGGCGGGCCTGAGCGGAATGGTCGTCGCGGGGCTTGCGCTGACTGTGCTGGTGCTGACCACCGGCGCCTTCCATGAGGACGGGCTGGCCGACACCGCAGACGGGCTGTTCGGCGGCCATACGCCGGAGCGCCGGCTGGAGATCATGAAGGACAGTCGCGTCGGCTCCTATGGCGCGCTGGCGCTGGGCCTGTCGCTGCTGTTGCGGGCGAGCCTGCTCGCGATGATCCTCGACCGCTCCGGCGCCTGGGCTGCGTCGGCAGCGGTGCTTGTCGCCGCGCCCTGGTCGCGCGCCGAGGGCCTTTTCCTGCTCGCGACGCAGCCGGCGGCACGCAGCGGCGGCGCCTCGGCTTCGGTCGGTCAGCCGACAGACCTGACGGCGCGGATCGCGCTGGCCTTGAGCCTGCTGCTGGCGAGCGGGATCACGCTGGCAGCGCATCTTCCGGTCACCGGGCTGCTTCTTGGCTTCGCGCTGGCGCACGGCGTGGCGGCGGTTCTTTCGCGGCTGGCGCGGCGGCTGATCGGCGGCCAGACGGGCGATATCCTCGGCGCGGCCCAGCAGCTCGCCGAGATCGCGATCTATCTCGGTCTGGCGCTCGCCCTGGGATGGACAGGACGGTGA
- the cobT gene encoding nicotinate-nucleotide--dimethylbenzimidazole phosphoribosyltransferase, whose protein sequence is MAASGLPFDDIRELIAAMPGPDMASANAVRARDANLTKPAGSLGRMEEIAEWLAAWQGKAKPTVDRPLVCVFAGNHGVVAQGVSAYPQSVTRQMLENFAAGGAAINQICAAYDLGFKVFDLALDLPTGDFTQTDALDERACVATMAFGMEALVGGTDLLCLGEMGIGNTTSAAAIYAALYGGDAAHWCGRGTGVDDEGLKRKVAAVEAGLALHRAHLKDPLEVLRRLGGREVAAICGAIIAARSQRIPVILDGYVVTAAAAVLHAIEPSTIDHCIAGHLSVEGAHADVLARLGKVPLLALDMRLGEGTGAALAAGLVKAAAAVHSGMATFEQAQVARKG, encoded by the coding sequence ATGGCCGCCTCCGGATTGCCCTTCGACGATATCCGCGAACTCATCGCCGCGATGCCCGGCCCCGATATGGCCTCCGCGAATGCGGTGCGCGCCCGCGACGCCAACCTCACCAAGCCGGCCGGCAGCCTCGGCCGCATGGAGGAAATCGCCGAATGGCTCGCTGCCTGGCAGGGCAAGGCGAAGCCGACGGTCGACCGGCCGCTGGTCTGCGTCTTCGCCGGCAATCACGGCGTGGTAGCGCAGGGCGTGTCCGCCTATCCTCAATCGGTGACGCGCCAGATGCTGGAGAACTTCGCGGCCGGCGGCGCCGCGATCAACCAGATCTGCGCGGCCTATGATCTCGGCTTCAAGGTCTTCGACCTCGCCCTCGACCTGCCGACCGGCGACTTCACCCAGACCGATGCGCTGGACGAGCGCGCCTGCGTCGCCACCATGGCCTTCGGGATGGAAGCGCTCGTCGGCGGCACCGACCTGCTTTGCCTCGGCGAGATGGGCATCGGCAACACCACCTCGGCGGCGGCGATCTATGCGGCGCTCTATGGCGGCGATGCGGCGCATTGGTGTGGCCGTGGCACCGGCGTCGACGATGAGGGCCTGAAGCGCAAGGTCGCAGCGGTAGAAGCCGGGCTGGCGTTGCATCGCGCCCATCTCAAGGATCCGCTCGAAGTGCTGCGCCGCCTCGGTGGGCGCGAGGTTGCGGCGATCTGCGGCGCCATCATCGCCGCGCGCTCGCAGCGCATCCCGGTGATCCTCGACGGCTATGTCGTCACGGCTGCTGCTGCGGTCTTGCATGCGATCGAACCCTCGACCATCGACCATTGCATCGCCGGCCATCTCTCGGTCGAAGGCGCCCATGCCGACGTGCTCGCACGCCTCGGCAAGGTGCCGCTGCTGGCGCTCGACATGCGCCTTGGCGAAGGCACGGGCGCAGCGCTGGCGGCCGGCCTCGTCAAGGCCGCTGCGGCCGTCCATTCCGGCATGGCGACCTTCGAGCAGGCGCAGGTGGCGCGGAAGGGGTAG
- a CDS encoding sensor histidine kinase, which produces MAEVTAEQVQRGRGPDPSAMARRKVVSREVKSVRERLTSSTGLERAFDSELLRVFAQYRLSGSVGTLVLVTGIAAAACLWLPTSRVALWSSAVLLSTLIVVALSRGYLGKPADTVRLKRWRRLFTVAEGLHGLSWALLLLLFAPVEAAGAKVFVTTALLIVSALTVMLSATIPMAVYAGLTPIIAGIMAFFWERRDIDSVTMALMAASAQLFFIFLANRLYASSVDSIGFRAEKDALIAELETANANSDEARRKAEEANLAKSRFLATMSHELRTPLNAILGFSEVMKNEIFGVHANAAYKEYSGDIHGSGQHLLNLINEILDLSRIEAGKYELNEEALSLAGIVDDCQHMLAMRAKAKGQSIRALAEPELPRVWADERAIRQVVLNVLSNAIKFTPQGGEITIKVGWTATGGQYVSVADTGPGIPENEIPIVMQSFGRGSLAIKTAEQGSGLGLPIVKGLIDLHGGGFSLKSRPRAGTEVTITLPAERVMDTLAALPEPKSRAA; this is translated from the coding sequence ATGGCGGAAGTGACGGCCGAACAGGTGCAGCGCGGGCGCGGACCCGACCCTTCCGCAATGGCGCGCCGCAAGGTCGTTTCGCGCGAGGTCAAATCCGTGCGCGAGCGGCTGACCTCCTCGACCGGGCTCGAACGCGCCTTCGATTCCGAATTGCTGCGGGTCTTCGCGCAGTACCGCCTTTCGGGCTCCGTCGGCACGTTGGTGCTCGTCACTGGCATCGCCGCTGCCGCCTGCCTCTGGCTGCCGACGTCGCGTGTCGCGCTGTGGAGCAGCGCGGTGCTGCTGAGCACGCTCATCGTCGTCGCCCTGTCGCGCGGCTATCTGGGCAAGCCCGCCGATACGGTCCGATTGAAGCGCTGGCGCCGGCTCTTCACCGTAGCGGAAGGCCTGCACGGCCTGTCCTGGGCGCTGCTCCTGCTGCTGTTCGCGCCCGTCGAGGCGGCTGGCGCGAAGGTCTTCGTGACCACGGCGCTGCTGATCGTCAGCGCGCTCACCGTCATGCTCTCCGCGACGATCCCGATGGCTGTTTATGCCGGGTTGACGCCGATCATCGCCGGCATCATGGCGTTCTTCTGGGAGCGCCGCGATATCGACAGCGTCACGATGGCGCTCATGGCGGCCTCGGCGCAGCTCTTCTTCATCTTCCTCGCCAACCGGCTCTACGCCAGCTCGGTGGATTCGATCGGTTTCCGGGCCGAGAAGGATGCGCTGATCGCCGAACTCGAAACCGCCAACGCGAATTCCGACGAGGCCCGGCGCAAGGCGGAAGAGGCCAATCTCGCCAAGTCGCGCTTCCTCGCGACGATGAGCCACGAGCTGCGCACGCCGCTCAATGCCATCCTCGGCTTCTCCGAGGTGATGAAGAACGAGATCTTCGGCGTGCACGCCAACGCCGCCTACAAGGAATATTCGGGCGACATCCACGGCTCGGGCCAGCATCTCCTCAACCTCATCAACGAGATCCTCGATCTGTCGCGCATCGAGGCCGGCAAGTACGAGCTGAACGAGGAGGCGCTGTCGCTCGCCGGCATCGTCGACGACTGCCAGCACATGCTCGCCATGCGCGCCAAGGCGAAGGGCCAGAGCATCAGGGCACTCGCCGAGCCCGAGCTGCCGCGGGTCTGGGCCGACGAGCGCGCCATCCGGCAGGTCGTCCTCAACGTGCTCTCCAACGCGATCAAGTTCACGCCGCAGGGTGGCGAGATCACGATCAAGGTCGGCTGGACGGCGACGGGCGGCCAGTACGTCTCGGTCGCAGATACCGGGCCCGGCATCCCCGAGAACGAAATCCCGATCGTGATGCAGAGCTTCGGGCGCGGCTCGCTCGCCATCAAGACGGCCGAGCAGGGTTCGGGGCTAGGCCTGCCGATCGTCAAGGGGCTGATCGATCTGCATGGCGGCGGCTTCAGCCTGAAGTCGCGGCCGCGTGCCGGCACGGAGGTGACGATCACCCTGCCGGCCGAGCGCGTGATGGACACGCTGGCGGCCCTGCCGGAGCCGAAGTCGCGGGCGGCGTGA